CCGGTTCGAAGGAGCCGGACCGCATCAGCCCGGCGCGAAAGCGCAGCACCGGGGAGCTGAAGCCGGTGCCGGCCACGATCTCCAGCAGCCGGTCGCGCTCCATCCCGTCCCGCACCCCGTAGGCCACGGCCTCGGAGAGCGCGGCGACCTGCGCGCCGAGCATCAGGTTGAGGATGAGCTTGAGGGTGGTGGCGGAGCCGGGGGCGCCCATGTGGACGACCTCGGAGCCGAGGTCGTCCAGAAGCGCGCCGACCCGCTGGACGGTGCTCTCCTCACCGGCGGTGTAGATGCGCAGTTCGCCGGCGCGAGCCTGGAGGGGGTTGCCGACCACGCATGCCTCCACCCGGTGCAGGCCGAGTGCGGCCAGCCGGGACGCCGCGGCGCGGGCATAGCCCGGGGACACGGTGGAGGTGTCGACCACCACCGTGCCCGGGTCCAGCTCCGGCACGAGCTGCCCGAACAGCACCTCCTCCACGGCCTGTTCGTCGGCCAGGCTGAGCAGGAGCAGTTCCGCGCCGCGCGCCGCCTCGGCGGGGGTGGCCTCGGCGCGCGCCCCGAGTGCGACGAGCGGGGCGGCCTTGTCCGCGGTGCGGTTGTGCACGGTCAGGGCGTGCCCGGTCTCCAGCAGGCGGCGGGCCATGCCACCGCCCATGTTGCCCAGGCCGATCACGGCGAGCCGGTCAGTCATGATGCTCCTCGGTCGAAGGTGCGGCCTGCGCGGGCAGGTCGTGCACCACGCGCGTGACGGTCATGCCGCCGCCGGTGCGGAACGGGGCGAGGCGGCGGCGGTGGGTGACGTGGGCGTCGCTGCGCTCGAAGGCGCGGAAGCCCGCCTCGTCCTCCCAGTCGGTGATCACGTAGTAGACGTCGTGCTCGTCCTGGCTGCGGACCAGGTTCTGGCCCCGGTTGGCCGGTTCCCCTGCGATGAGACGGCCGACCTCCAGCCAGGTGCGCTCGAAGGAGCCGGCGGCCTCGGGGCGGATCTCCATGCGCAGGATGACCCGGCAGCCGCCGGTCTGGGTCTGGGTCATGCCGGGCAGCCTTGCGGCACCGCTTCGAGACTCGCTCGGGCCCCGGCCAAGGGGGGCCGCCGCTCGACCGCGCCGCGAGGGGGAGGCCGCAGGGTGGACGGCGTCCACGGAAGCGTGACACGGCATTCGAGTGGGGGCGGGCATGAAGGTCCTGATCATCGGCGGGGGCGTCGGCGGTCTCTGCCTGGCGCACAGCCTGCTGCGTGCCGGCGTTCCGGTCGAGGTCCACGAACGGGACACGACCCCGGAGGGCCGCCGGCAGGGGTATCGGCTGCGGATCAGCCCGGAGGGAGAGCAGGGCCTGCGCGCCTGTCTGCCGCAGGAGCTGCAGGATCTGCTGGTGGCCACCGCCAACCGGCGGGAGCACGGCGGGCTGGCCGCCTACGACGAACGGCTCGAACCGCAGTGGGCACCGACGGTCCCGGATTCGAGGGGCGAGGCCCCCGACAGGATCGACGCGGTGGACCGGGTGACGCTGCGCCGGATCCTGCTGACCGGGCTGGAGCGGGTGGTGCGTTTCGGCCGCGACTGCCGGGACGTGGAGTTCCTGCCCGACGGGCGGGTGCGCGCACATTTCGCACAGGGCGACCCGGCCGAGGGCGACCTGCTGGTCGCGGCGGACGGCGCCGGTTCGCGCATCCGCGCCCGGCTGCGGCCGCAGGACCGGCCGAAGGACCTGGGCGTGCGCACGGTCTTCTCCCGGATCCCGCGCGCCGCGGCGCACAGCGCAGGCCTTCCGGAGGTGCTGCGGGACCGGTTCTCCTATGTGATCGGCTCGGACGGACACCACCTGGGGCTGATGCCGATGGTGTTCCGCGAGGCCCCGACCGCGGCGGCGCGGCGGCTGGCCCCGGCGGCGCGTCTGACGGACCCCGAGGACTACTACATGGCCGTGTTCAATGTGCATCGCGGCGATCTCGCCCTCCCGGACGAGGAGTTCTTCGCGCTGTCCGGGAAGCAGCTGAACGCGTTGGTGACGCAACGGACCGCGGGGTGGCACCCGGCGCTGCGCGGGGTGTTCGACCACGCCGACACCGAGCAGTCCTTCGCCGTGGCGCTGCGGGCGACCGTCCCCGTCGAGCCCTGGGAGCCGGGGCCGGTGGTGCCGCTGGGGGACGCGGCGCACACCATGCCGCCGTCCGGCGGAGTGGGTGCGAACACGGCGCTGCGCGATGCCGCGGGGCTCGGCCGGGCACTGTCCGAGGCCGCGGCCGGCCGGGAGGATCTCGCCGCGGCGCTGGCGTCCTACCAGCAGGCCATGGCCGAGTACGCCGAAGAAGGGGTGCAGCTGTCGCTGCGGATCGCCAAGTGGTCGATCCCGGCGACAGAGGTACCGGCCTGAGCCGGGCACACGCGAAGGGACCGCGCCGTGCCGGCGCGGTCCCTTCGCGTGTGCCACGGTGGTGCTCAGGGACTCCAGTCGATGTCCGTGGAGCCCTTCGCCATCTGCAGCGACATGGTCACCGCCGCCGCCGCGTACGAGGCCATGGCCGTGCCGTAGGCGCGGGCCGCCTCGGTGACGGTCTGCGCGCGGCGGTCCACCTTGCCCAGTTCGCGGCACAGCAGTGCGGCGTCCTGGACCGCGGTGTTCGCCCCGACCCCGCCGGAGGGCGGCATCGCGTGCACCGCGTCGCCCAGCGGGATGACACGGCCCGGCTCCCAGGGGCGCACCGGCACCGCGGCGCGCAGGGCGATCGGGTGCGTGTCGGGGGCCGCCGCGTGGTCCAGCAGGGCACGCAGGTCCGGGTGCCAGCCGGCGGTGCGCGCCCGCAGCAGGGCGAGCAGCTGCTCGCCGGTCATGGCGAAGAACGCCTCGTCGGACACGTCCAGGGCATCGCGGTGCAGGTTCAGCACCGTCGTGTAGTAGTCCTCGGTGTCCACCGCCACGGGCGCCCCCGGGGGCCGCGAGGTGCGGAACGTCATCGGCAGCAGGCCGAAGCTCACACCGTCGCAGGCGGTGACGGCGCTGAACCGGTCCTGCAGGAAGTCCGGGAGACCGCTCTTGACCACGGCCTCCCTCGGGACGCGCGAGACGATCGACCGCACCTTCAGGTCCCGGGGGCGGTCCTCGTCCCCGGGCCGGCACCGGGCGCGCACCGCGGAGTCCACCCCGTCGGCGGCCACCAGCACGTCGCCGGTGTCGGTGGTGCCGTTGGCGAAGTAGGCCCGGACCCGGCCGTCCTGCGTCTGCTCGAGGCGTTCGAAGGAGCTGTCGAGGACGACCGTGTCCTCCAGGCCGGTGAAGAGGATCGCGCGCAGGGCGGCCCGGTCGACCGCGTCCACCCGGCGGTCCTCGGCGACGTCCGGCTCGTTCATCTCCCACACCGGGGACAGGTGCTCGTCGAAACCGGCGATGCCCTTGTCGTACGTCATCGAGGTGGCGACGAGCAGTTCGTGCAGGTGGTTCGGCAGGCACGCGCGCAAGGCCTCGTCGCCCTCCGGGGTGATGCGCAGCCGGTAGCGGTCGGCGGAGCCGGGGACGTGGGCGTCCCGCTCGTGCACGGCGACGTCGATCCCTTCCCGCCGCAGCCCCTGGGCGAGGCTCAACCCGC
This DNA window, taken from Streptomyces sp. V3I8, encodes the following:
- a CDS encoding NAD(P)/FAD-dependent oxidoreductase, producing the protein MKVLIIGGGVGGLCLAHSLLRAGVPVEVHERDTTPEGRRQGYRLRISPEGEQGLRACLPQELQDLLVATANRREHGGLAAYDERLEPQWAPTVPDSRGEAPDRIDAVDRVTLRRILLTGLERVVRFGRDCRDVEFLPDGRVRAHFAQGDPAEGDLLVAADGAGSRIRARLRPQDRPKDLGVRTVFSRIPRAAAHSAGLPEVLRDRFSYVIGSDGHHLGLMPMVFREAPTAAARRLAPAARLTDPEDYYMAVFNVHRGDLALPDEEFFALSGKQLNALVTQRTAGWHPALRGVFDHADTEQSFAVALRATVPVEPWEPGPVVPLGDAAHTMPPSGGVGANTALRDAAGLGRALSEAAAGREDLAAALASYQQAMAEYAEEGVQLSLRIAKWSIPATEVPA
- a CDS encoding NAD(P)-dependent oxidoreductase: MTDRLAVIGLGNMGGGMARRLLETGHALTVHNRTADKAAPLVALGARAEATPAEAARGAELLLLSLADEQAVEEVLFGQLVPELDPGTVVVDTSTVSPGYARAAASRLAALGLHRVEACVVGNPLQARAGELRIYTAGEESTVQRVGALLDDLGSEVVHMGAPGSATTLKLILNLMLGAQVAALSEAVAYGVRDGMERDRLLEIVAGTGFSSPVLRFRAGLMRSGSFEPAFFRSALMAKDLRIALATAQDAGAGLPVLEAVRERFEAVVAAGDGDKDAAVLIDHAVGADTTGEADSPVPSGPRRRTA
- a CDS encoding NAD(P)/FAD-dependent oxidoreductase — its product is MTRRDPGQRLRVLVIGAGIGGLSLAQGLRREGIDVAVHERDAHVPGSADRYRLRITPEGDEALRACLPNHLHELLVATSMTYDKGIAGFDEHLSPVWEMNEPDVAEDRRVDAVDRAALRAILFTGLEDTVVLDSSFERLEQTQDGRVRAYFANGTTDTGDVLVAADGVDSAVRARCRPGDEDRPRDLKVRSIVSRVPREAVVKSGLPDFLQDRFSAVTACDGVSFGLLPMTFRTSRPPGAPVAVDTEDYYTTVLNLHRDALDVSDEAFFAMTGEQLLALLRARTAGWHPDLRALLDHAAAPDTHPIALRAAVPVRPWEPGRVIPLGDAVHAMPPSGGVGANTAVQDAALLCRELGKVDRRAQTVTEAARAYGTAMASYAAAAVTMSLQMAKGSTDIDWSP
- a CDS encoding antibiotic biosynthesis monooxygenase; translation: MTQTQTGGCRVILRMEIRPEAAGSFERTWLEVGRLIAGEPANRGQNLVRSQDEHDVYYVITDWEDEAGFRAFERSDAHVTHRRRLAPFRTGGGMTVTRVVHDLPAQAAPSTEEHHD